The following are encoded together in the Bos javanicus breed banteng chromosome X, ARS-OSU_banteng_1.0, whole genome shotgun sequence genome:
- the LOC133242696 gene encoding melanoma-associated antigen B1-like, which translates to MPRRHKNKYHARVKCHQVQGDTQCPQEAQTSAVAAPKEECPSSPLSVPQGSPPSSPAIGDHQELQGAMASSSLDAGPSCSGCDEGAQGPEEESACASQAGPATQSPPIDPLTSKASMLVEFLLEKYTRKEPISQHALLKVVGSKYRQHFPEFLRRACKHMELVFCLELTEVDCSRNIYARINKLNLGGDEGLSDEWGLPKSGFLMVLLGIIFMKGNRATG; encoded by the coding sequence ATGCCTCGGAGGCACAAAAACAAGTATCATGCCCGTGTGAAATGCCACCAGGTCCAGGGGGACACTCAGTGTCCCCAGGAAGCCCAGACCAGTGCTGTTGCAGCCCCCAAAGAGGagtgcccctcctcccccttgTCTGTCCCTCAGggttctcccccaagctcccctgcTATTGGAGATCACCAGGAGCTTCAGGGAGCCATGGCCTCTAGCTCTCTTGATGCAGGGCCTTCCTGCTCAGGATGTGATGAAGGTGCCCAGGGCCCAGAGGAGGAAAGTGCATGTGCCTCCCAGGCAGGCCCTGCCACTCAGAGCCCTCCCATAGATCCTCTGACCAGTAAGGCCAGCATGCTGGTGGAATTCCTGCTGGAGAAGTACACCAGGAAGGAACCCATCTCCCAGCACGCCCTGCTGAAGGTCGTTGGCAGCAAGTATAGGCAGCACTTCCCTGAGTTCCTCAGGAGAGCCTGTAAGCACATGGAGCTGGTATTTTGCCTGGAGCTGACAGAAGTCGACTGTAGCAGGAACATCTATGCCCGCATCAACAAGCTCAACCTCGGGGGCGATGAAGGTCTGAGTGATGAGTGGGGTCTGCCCAAGTCTGGTTTTCTCATGGTGCTCCTGGGCATTATCTTCATGAAGGGTAACCGAGCTACCGGGTAG